The Deinococcus sp. LM3 genomic interval GTGCAGACGTGCAGGTCCGGGCCGTCCGGGGCGGGTACGGCGGTCCAGTCGCCGCCGGTCAGCGCGGACGGGTCGAGCAGGGTGTCGTGCAGGCCGCGCGCCCAGTCGCTCTGGGGCAGGTCGCTGGCGTAGTCGCGCCGGACGTACCCGCCTAGCGGGCTGCCGTGCAGGGTATCGGCCAGCGTGTAGTGCCGCACGCGCAGGGCGCGGCCGGGCGTGGTGGGGGCGCTCATGAGCAGGCCGAAGCCGGCGCCGCTGGCCTCGACCTTGCCCCGCAGCGCGGCGAACACGTCCTGCTGTTCGGCTGTCCAGGCGTTCACGTCGCGCAGGCGGGCCCACATGGGCACGTCGAGTTCCAGGACCGTCACCTCGGCCCAGTGGGGGGCGGTGCCGATGGGGTCCTCTCCGGCGGCGCGGGAGTCGTCCGCGCACAGCTTCAGGCGGGGCACGTCAGCGGCCGCTGAGGGCGCGGCTGATCTCGCCGGTCAGGGTCAGGGCGCTCAGGGGGCCGCCGAAGGTCCAGGTGCGTTCGTTCAGGGCGTGGGCGCGGCCGGCCTTCACGAACGGCAGCGCCTGCCACAGCGGGCGCACGCTGGGCGCGCCGAACACGTCGTCCTCGGACTGCGCGACGTACAGGAAGTGCGTGGTGTTCAGGCCGGCGAGCGCCTCGAGGCTGACCTCGCTGAACCCGTACGGCTGCGCGGGGGCCTTCCAGGCGTTCACGAGGCCCACGCGGGTCAGGAGTTCGCTGAGCATGGAGTTGCCGGTGAACAGCCGCAGGGTGGGTGCGCCGCCGCGCGCGGTGAAGGCCTGCGCGAACACGAAACTCTGCCCGGCGCGGCCGCTGCGTTTGAGGTCCTGCCGGACCCGGTCGAGGCGGGCGTCGAGGTTGCTCAGGACCTGCTGCGCGGTGCGTTCACGGCCGAGCAGGCGGGCGGTGGTCTGGAAGGTGGCGCGCATCTCGGCCAGCTGCGAGCCGCCGGCGTAGGGGTCGAAGGCGATGGTGGGGGCAATGGCGGACAGCGCCGCGTAGTTCTGCGTGGCGCGCAGGCGGGTGGTGATGATCAGGTCCGGTTTCAGGGCGCGGATGCGTTCCAGGCTGGGTTGCTGGCGGGTGCCGACGTCCTGCACGGAGGCGCCCAGGGCGGCAGGCACGCGGACCCACTGGGCGTAGCCGCTCAGGTCGGCGGCCCCGACGGGCTGCACGCCGAGGGCCAGCAGGTTCTCGGTGTGGGTCCATTCGAGGGTGACGATGCGTTTGGGCAGTTTCGGCACGCAGGTCTGCCCGAGGGCGTGCGTGACGGTGGTGCAGGCGCTGGTCTGTGGACTGGTCTGGGCACTGGCCGCGCCGGTCAGGGCGGCGGCGAGCAGGGCGGCCAGGAGGGACGGGAGGCGATTCACGGACTGCACCCTAGGTAATCCGAGCGGATTAGTCAAGTATATCAATGATAAATGCCGCCCCAGCTTGACCTCCAGAAATTTTTAGGCAAGACTAAAAAAATGAAGATGCTGCTGCTTTCCGCCGCTCTGCTGTGCGTGGCCGGCACACTGTCCGCCTGCGGCCCGGCCGGACAGACCAACCAGACCACCCCGCAGGGCACCGACACCGGTTCCGACACCGGCGACCGCCCCCGCGTCCTGACCACCTTCACCATCCTGGCTGACATGACCCGCAACGTCGCCGGCGACCGCATTGAGGTCGTGTCCATCACCAAGCCCGGCGCGGAAATCCACGGGTACCAGCCCACGCCCAGCGACCTGATCCGCGCGCAGGACGCCGACCTGATCCTGAACAACGGCCTGAACCTCGAACGCTGGTTCACCCGTTTCACCCAGGACAGCGAGGCCCCCACCATCACGCTGACCGAGGGCATCGAACCCGTGAACATCTCGGCCGACGCCTACGCCGGCAAACCCAACCCGCACGCCTGGATGTCCCCGAAAAACGCCCTGATCTACGTCGAGAACATCCGCCGGGCGCTGACCGACCTCGACCCGGACGGGGCCGACACCTTCCAGACCAACGCAGACGCCTACGCCGCGCAGATCCGCGAGGTCGACCAGCAGCTCTCCACGCAGCTGGGCCAGCTGCCCCCGAACCGCCGCGCGCTGGTCACCTGCGAGGGGGCCTTCAGTTACCTCGCCCGCGACTACGGCCTGAAGGAACTGTACCTGTGGCCCGTCAACGCCGAGGAAGGCCAGGGCACACCCCGCCAGATCCGCGCCGTGATCGACGGCGTGCGCGCCCAGGGCATCCCCGCCGTGTTCTGCGAGAGCACCGTCCCCGACAAGGGCATGCGGCAGGTCGCCGCCGAGGCCGGCGCCCGCTACGGCGGGGACCTGCACGTGGACTCGCTGTCCGACGAGGTCCCCACCTACCTCGACCTGCTACGCAAGGACGCCGACACCATCCTCGCGGGCCTCACGCAGGGGCAGCCTTGAGCGCCCCCGCGCTGGACGTGCAGGGCGTGAGCGTCGCGTACGGCGGCGGCCGCCTCGCCCTGAGAAGCGCCACGCTGACCCTGCAACCCGGCCGGATCTGCGGTCTGGTCGGCATGAACGGCGCCGGCAAGAGCACACTGTTCAAGACGATCATGGGCTTCCTGCCGCCGCTGCGCGGGCAGGTGCAGGTGTTCGGGCAGCCCGTCCGGCAGGCGCAGAAGGCCGGCGTGATCGCCTACGTCCCGCAGGCCGAGGACGTCGACTGGGACTTCCCGGTCAGCGTGCGTGACGTGGTCACCATGGGCCGCCAGGGCCGCATGGGCCTGCTGCGCCGCCCGTCCGCCACCGACCGCGAGGCCGTGCAGGCCGCCCTGGCGCGCGTCTCCATGACCGACTTCGCCGAACGGCAGATCGGGGAACTGTCGGGCGGGCAGCGCAAACGCGCCTTCCTTGCCCGCGCGCTGGCGCAGGACGCCCGCCTGCTGCTGCTCGACGAGCCCTTCGGCGGCGTGGACGTCGGCACCAGCGAGGCCATCACGGGCCTGCTGCGTGACCTCGCGGGCAGTGGCCGCAGCGTCCTGGTCAGCACCCATGACCTGGGCACCCTGGAAACCTTCTGCGACGACGTGGCCCTGATCGCCGACCGCACCGTCCTGACGGTCGGGCCGACCGCGCAGATCCTCACTGCCGAGAACCTCGCCCTCACCTTCGGGGGCCGCTCGCCGCTGCACGACCCGGCCCGCATTCCCGCGCGCGCCCCGGAGGTCCGCTGATGGACGCCCTGCTCACCCCACTGCTGGCCCCCCTCGGGTACGACTTCATGCTGCGCGCCCTGCTGGTCTCCTCGCTGGTCGGCGCGGTCTGCGCGGTCCTGTCGTGCTTCATCACCCTCAAGGGCTGGTCCCTGATGGGCGACGCCGTATCGCACGCCGTGCTGCCCGGCGTGGTCCTGGCGTACCTGCTGAACCTGCCGTTCGTGATCGGCGCGTTCGTGTTCGGCCTGATCAGCGTCAGCGCCATCGGCTTCATCCAGTCCCGCTCGCGCGTCAAGGAGGACACCGTGATCGGCGTGGTCTTCACGGCGCTGTTCTCGCTGGGCCTCGTGATGATCTCGCGCGTGTCCAGCGACGTGCACCTGTCGCACATCCTGTTCGGGGACGTGCTGGGCATCAGCCAGGACGAACTGTGGCAGACCGTCATCGCGGGCGCCGTCGCGCTGGGCGCCATCCTGATCCTGCGCCGCGACCTGCTGCTGTACGTGTTCGACGCCACGCACGCCCGCTCCATCGGCCTGAACACCGGCTTCCTGTACGCCGCGCTGCTGGTCATCCTGGCCCTGACCATCGTCAGCGCCCTCCAGACGGTCGGCGTGATCCTGGTCGTCGCCATGCTGATCACGCCCGGCGCGACCGCGTACCTGCTCACGGACCGCTTCAGCCGCATGATGTGGCTGGCCGTGGCGACCGGCGTGCTGTCCAGCCTGCTCGGCACGTACGTCAGTTACTTCCTGGACGGCGCGACCGGCGCGTGCATCGTCCTGACGCAGAGCGTGCTGTTCGGACTGGCGTTCCTGTTCGCCCCGAAACACGGCCAGCTCGCCCGCCGCCGCCAGCAACGCCTGGAACGCGAGGCGGAGTTGCAGAGCTGAACATCCGATCACACAGAAAGCGCGTCCCTGGAGTGACCGGGGGCGCGCCTCTCTTCTGGATTCAGCCGCCCAGGACGGTGTCCCCGCCGATCCAGACGCGGGCGACGTCGGCGGGCGTGCCGGTGGCGAAGGCGGCGGCCAGGGCGCGTTCGGGGCTGGCGGCGTGGCGGAACACGGCGTCCAGGGGCGTGCCGGGCGCGGGGTTCAGGTGCACGGCGTCGAAGGCGCGGCCCGGCTGGAAGGACCCGGTGTGCGGCAGGTCCAGCGCCTCGGCCCCGGCGAGCGTGGCGAGGTACAGCAGGTGGGCGGGGCTCAGGGGGACGCCGCCGGGCATCAGGTTCTGCATGAAGTGCGCCTGCAATCCCTCTTTCAGCAGGCTGAAGCCGGTGCCGCCGCCCACGTCGCTGCCCAGTGAGACGTGCACGCCGGCGTCCAGGTGGCGGCGCAGCGGGAAGAAGCCGCTGCCGAGCGCGGAGTTGCTGCACGGGCAGTGCGCGGCGGTGCAGCGGTGCGCGGCCATGACGCCCAGTTCGCGGTCGGTCGGGTGGACGTTGTGCGCCAGGACCGAGTGACGGCCGACCAGTCCGGCGCGTTCGTAGGTGTCGAGGTAGTCGCGGGCGCCGGGGAACAGGTCGCGCACGGTCTGGATCTCGCGGGTGTTCTCGTTGATGTGGCTGGTGAAGCGCACGCCGGGGAAGTCGCGCATCAGGGCGGCGCAGGCGTCCAGGATGCCCTCGCTGGCCGACAGGCTGAAGCGGGGCGTCACGGCGTACAGGGTGCGGCCCACGCCGTGCCAGCGTTCGATCAGGGCGCGGCTCTCGTCGTAGGCGCGCTGGGGCGTGGTGTGCAGTTCGTCACGCAGCAGGCGGTCACTGACGACCAGTCCGGTCACGGCGCGCAGGCCGGTGCGGGTGGCCTCCTCGAAGAAGGCGTCCACGGCGCCCGCGAAGTGCGAGCCGAACACCAGCGCGGTGGTCGTTCCGGCGCCGATCAGGCCGCCGATGAAGTCGCGGGCCACGCCGCGCGCGTAGGCGAGGTCGGCCATGCGGGCCTCCTCCGGCAGGGCGCACTGGTCGAGCCAGTCGAGGAGCGGCAGGCCCAGCCCGCCGATCACGCGCACCTGCGGGTAGTGGACGTGCGTGTCGATGAAGCCCGGCAGCAGCAGGCCGCCGCGCAGGTCGGTGACGGGTGCGTCCGGGTGCGCGGCCCGGATGTCCGCGAAGGACCCGGCGGCGCGGATCACGCCGTCCTGGACGAGCAGGCCGCCGTCCGACTGGGCGTCCAGCGCGTCCGGGTGCGTGAAGGGATTGCGGGGCGTGTGCAGGTAGGTGGCGCGGTACAGGGTGGGGGCGGTGGAGGGGGAGGTCATGGGGTCCTTTCTGGGGCGGCGGGCAGCGTCGGGAGGGCAGGCGCCGCCTGAATGAGCGGGAGGAGTTGCGCGGCGACCGCCAGTGCGATCACCGCCGGGTGCTTGCGCTGCGGCCCCCGGATCAGGTCCGGCAGGCCGATGGGCGTGGTGACGCGCGCCAGCGCGGCGGGCGGGTGGCCCAGGTCGCGCAGTTGCGCCTGAAAGCGGATCCACTTGGCGGCCGAGCCGATCAGGCCCACGAAGCCCAGGTCAGACCTGCGCAGCGCGGCGTCGATCAGGGCGGCGTCCTCGGCGTGATCGTGCGTCATGACCAGCAGGTGCGTTCCGGCGGGCAGGTCGTGCAGGGTCATTTCGGGAATGGGCGAGTGATGGACGTGCAGGGTCGCGGCGGCGCCCGAGAGGACCGACAGGCGTTCCGGGGTCAGCTGCGCGGCGCGCGAGTCCACGAGGTGCAGGTGCAGCGGCAGCCGCGACAGGATCCGCGCGAGTTCCAGGCCCACGTGCCCCACGCCGAACACCGCGACGTGCGCGCGGGCGGCCTGCATGGGTTCCAGGAGTAGGGTGACCTCGCCGCCGCAGCACTGGCGGCCGTGGTCATTGGCGGCGCGGTCGGTCAGGCGCAGCGTCAGCAGGTCCGGTGTGGTCGCGCCGGTCGCCAGCAGGGCGCGGGCGCGGTCCACGGCGGTCGCCTCGAGGTTCCCGCCGCCCACGCTGTCCCAGGTGTGTTCGGCAGTGACGAGCATCTTCGCGCCGGCCTCGCGGGGCGTGTGCCCGCGCGCGGCGGCGACCGTGACCAGCACACCCGCCTCGCCCCGCGCGTGCAGGGCGTTCAGGGCCTCGCGCCAGTTCACGCGCCACCGCCGCGCGCGCAGGCGTCAGTCACCGGGCACCTCTTCATGCCGAGCGGTGCGGGCCTCATGCAGCGCCCAGTACACGGCCTCGGGTGTGGCGGGGCTGTTCAGCGGTGTGGTCCGTCCGGGCGGGCCAAAGGCGGCGCAGGCCTCACGCAGCGCCTCGCGGGCCGAGATCGCCAGCATCAGCGGCGGCTCGCCCACGGCCTTGCTGCCGTACACCACGCCGGATTCCGTGGCTCGTTCCAGCAGGCCCACGTTGAACTGTTCGGGCAGTTCGCTGAAACTGGGCAACTTGTACGTGCTGGCCGACTGGGTCTGGAGGCGACCCCGGTTCGGGCCGTCGGACTCGTCCCAGCGGAGTTCCTCCAGGGTCAGCCAGCCCAGGCCCTGCACGTACCCGCCCTCGACCTGCCCCAGGTCGATCAGCGGCGAGAGGCTGTCCCCGACGTCGTGCAGCAGGTCGGCGCGGCGCACGCGGTACGCGCCGGTGAAGCCGTCCACCTCGACCTCGGTGACGCTGGCGCCGTAACTGAAGTACTTGAACGGCTCGCCCTGCATCGCCACGCGATCCCAGTGCAGGCCCGGCGTGCGGTAGAAACCCGCCGCCCACAGCTGCGTGCGCAGGTGGTACGCGTCGTGCACCAGGGTCTTCCAGTCCAGACTGCGGTCCGGATGCCCGATGGGGAACACGCGCCCGGCCTCGAAACGCACGTCGTCCGGGTGCACGCCCAGCGCTCCGGCGGCCACGGCAGCGAGGTTCGCGCGAATCTGGTCGCAGGCGTCCTTGACCGCCCCGCCGTTCAGGTCCGCGCCGCTGCTGGCGGCGGTGGCGCTGGTGTTCGGCACCTTGTCCGTGCGGGTCGGCGCGAGGCGCACCGAGGACAGTGGCACGCCCAGCGCGGTGGCGGCCACCTGCATCATCTTGGTGTGCAGGCCCTGGCCCATCTCGGTGCCGCCGTGGTTGATCAGCACCGAGCCGTCCTTGTACACGTGCACGAGGGCGCCCGCCTGGTTGTACGCCGTGAAGTTGAACGAGATTCCGAACTTGACCGGCGTGACGCTCAGGCCGCGCTTGCGGTGCGGGTGCGCGGCATTGAACGCGGCGACCTCCGCCTGCCGTTCCCGGAAGTCGCTGCGGGACAGCAATTGCGCCCACAGGTCATGCATCCGCTCGGCGTGCCGCACCGGCTGGCCGTAGGGGGTCGCCTCGCCCGGCTGGTAGAAGTTGCGCGCCCGCAGCTCGTGGGCGTCCAGGCCCAGCAGCGGGGCCACGCGGCCCAGGATGTCCTCGGTGACCAGCATGCCCTGCGGCCCGCCGAACCCCCGGAAGGCCGTCTGCGAGGTCTTGTTCGTCCGGGCGATCCGGCCGCGCGCGTGGACGTGCGGGATGAAGTACGCGTTGTCCAGGTGGCACAGGGCGCGCGCCATGACCGGTTCGGACAGGTCGAGGCTCCAGCCGCCGTCGCTGGTCAGGGTGACCTCCAGCGCCGTGAAGCGGCCGTCGGCGTCGAACCCGGCCTTCCACGCCGCGTGGAACGGGTGGCGTTTGCCGGTCTGGGTCATGTCCAGCGTGCGGTTCAGGCGCAGCCGGACGGGCCGCCCGGTCAGGGTCGCACCCAGCGCCGCGACCGCCGCGTAGCCGTGCGGCTGCATCTCCTTGCCGCCGAAGCCGCCGCCCATGCGCAGGCACTGCACGGTCACATGGCTGGACGGCAGGCCCAGGACGTGCGCGGTAATTTCCTGCGTCTCGGTCGGGTGCTGCGTGCTGGACTGGATGAAGACCTGCCCGGCCTCGTCCACGTGCGCGAGCGCGGCGTTCGTTTCGAGGTAGAAGTGCTCCTGCCCGCCGATGTCGAACTCGCCCGTGAACACGTGCGCGGCCTGCGCGAAGCCGACCGCCACGTCGCCGCGCGCCAGGGTGGACTGCGCGCCCTGGAAGGCCCCGGCGGTGATGGCCTCGCGGACCGTGATGACCGACGGCAGCGGCTCGTAACTGACCTGCACGGCGGCGGCCCCCAGACGGGCGGCGTCCTCGGAGTCGGCCAGCACCCACGCGACCGGGTGGCCGTGGTACATGGCGACCGTGGGGAACAGCGGTTCGTCGCCCTTGACGCCCGCGTCGTTCACGCCGGGCACGTCGGCGGCGGTCAGTACGCGCACGACGCCCGGCACGGCCAGTGCGGCCTGCGTGTCCAGGCCCGTCACGCGGGCGTGCGCGTGCGGCGACCCGACCGGCCACGCGTGCAACAGGTTCTGGAGCCGCACGCCCAGGTCGTCGGTGTACAGCGCGTGCCCGGTGACGTGCAACGCGGCGCTCTCATGCGGAATGGCCTCGCCCACGGGCGCGGCGTCCGGGCGTTCGTGCAGGCTCATGCGCCCACCTCCTGTGCCTGCATGGCGGTGTCCTGCGATTCGAACCAGAATTTCAGCAGGCTCTGTTCCAGCATCGCGGCGCGGTAGGCGGCGCTGGCGCGGTGGTCGCTCAGAGGCGTGCCGGTCTGCCCCAGCAGGCGCGCAGCTGTCCGGACGGTCGCTTCCGTCCAGGGCTGCCCCTCCAGCGCCGCCTCGGTTTCATGGGCGCGCAGGGGCGTGGCGGCCACGCCGCCCAGGCCGATGCGGGCGCGCGTGACCACGCCGCCCTGCACGTCCAGCGCGTACCCCACCGCCACGCTGGAGATGTCGTCGAAGCGGCGCTTGGCGATCTTGTGGAAGGCGGTCAGGGGCGAGAGCGGCAGCGGAATCCGCACGGCGGCGATCAGTTCGCCCGGCTGCCGCACCGTCTGGCGGTAGCCGGTGAAGTAGTCGGCCAGCGCGACCTCGCGCACGCCGCCGGGGCCGACGAGTTGCACCGAGGCGTCCAGCGCCAGCAGCGCGGGCGGGCTGTCCCCGATGGGCGACGCGGTGCCCAGGTTGCCGCCCAGCGTGGCAGAGTTGCGGATCAGGCGGCTAGCGAACTGCGGGAACCACCCGGCCAGCAGCGGCACGCGCCCGTCCAGGCGGCGTTCCAGCTCGCTGAGGCTGTGGCCTGCGCCCAGCAGCAGCGAGTCCGCGCGCTCCTCGAACACCCGCAGTTCCGGCAGGTGATCCACGGCGACGGTCACGGCGGCCCGCGCGTGGCGCAGGTTCACCTCCACGCCCCAGTCGGTGCCGCCAGACAGTACCTTCGCGTCCGGGTGCGCGGCGAGCAGGTTCAGGGCTTCAGCCAGGGTCGCGGGGCGGTGGAACGCGCCGTCCGGGGCGTTCAGGGCCGTGGGGCGCGGGGCCGGGGCGGGCCCGGCGCGGCGCGCAGCCAGGGGGTCAGCGGCGTCCGGCGTGCCCAGCGCGTACGCGGCGTCCGCGATGGGGCGGTAGCCGGTGCAGCGGCACAGGTTCCCGCTCAGCGCGTGCAGGTCGAAGCCGTTAGCTGCGCCGTGCTGGCCGTCCACGCGGTCCGGGCGCAGGTACTCGGCGGCCATGCTGACCACGAAGCCCGGCGTGCAGTACCCGCACTGCGAGCCGCCCCGCACCGCCAGTTCCCGCTGCGCCGGGTGCAGCGCGGCGGGCGAGCCCAGGCCCTCGGCGGTCACGACCTGCGCGCCGTCCACGGCGGCCAGCGTCACCAGGCAGGCGTTCACGCTGTCCCAGCGGGTGCCGCCCTGCCCGTCATCGCGGGCGATCAGGACCGCGCACGCGCCGCACTCGCCCTCGGCGCAGCCTTCCTTGCAGCCGGTCAGGCCCTGGGACCGCAGGGTGTTCAGGAGATTCGTGTGCGCTCCGGCGGGCACCTCGCGCGGCTGGCCGTTCACGGTCAGGTTCACTGTCTGCATGTCGCTCCTTGACCACCCTTCGTGCGGTGGGAAACACCCGGCGGACAGCGCCCACCAGCCTGAAGGCCTTCAGGGGCGGACGCATGGTTCACGCCGGACGCGGAGTCGGGGGCGGGCCGCTGGTTATCCATGCAGAACAACGGCCTGATTGGGTACCCACCCAGCATAAGGCAAGGGCCGCAGTGGCGCACGCCGCTCGTCTGGGCAGGAAAGGGGCCGGGTCGTCCAGTGAACCCGGTACAGAACAGCGCGAATTGCGGCACAATGGCGGCGTTCCGAATCCGGCCGCGCCACGCGGCACCACACACCCGGCGGGCGCAGGAAGGCCCGCCCTGAACCCAGGGAGAACCTATGAGCGAACCGAACGCAGACATCATCGTGGTGGGAGCCGGACTGGCCGGACTGGTCGCCGCCGCCGAGGCCGCCGACGCCGGAAAGCGCGTGCTGCTGCTGGATCAGGAGGGCGAGCAGAACCTGGGTGGGCAGGCCTTCTGGTCGTTCGGGGGCCTGTTCCTGGTGGACAGCCCCGAGCAGCGCCGCCTGGGCATCCGCGACAGCCGTGAACTGGCCCTGAGCGACTGGATGACCACCGCCGGTTTCGACCGGCCCGAGGATCACTGGCCCCGGCAGTGGGCGCAGGCGTACGTGGACTTCGCGGCGGGCGAGAAACGCTCGTGGCTGGCCGCGCAGGGCCTGAAACTGTTCCCGGTGGTCGGCTGGGCCGAGCGGGGCGGGCAGGGCGCGCTGGGACCGGGCAACAGCGTCCCGCGCTTCCACATCACCTGGGGGACCGGGCCGGGCGTGGTCGAGCCGTTCGAGCGGCGCGTGCGTGCCCACCTGCAGTCCGGGCGCATCCGCGCGCACTTCCGGCACCGGGTACGGGAACTGGTGTTCGACGGTCCGGCCGTGGCAGGCGTGCGCGGCGACGTGCTGGAGCCCTCGGCGGTCGCGCGCGGCGAGGCGAGTTCCCGCGTGATCGTCGGGGACTTCGACCTGCGGGCCGGGGCGGTCATCGTGACGTCCGGCGGGATCGGCGGGAACCATGAGCTGGTGCGCCGCAACTGGCCGCGCGAGCGGCTGGGTGAACCCCCGGCGTTCATGGTGGCGGGCGTGCCGGCGCACGTGGACGGGCAGTTGCAGCAGACGGTGCACGCGCAGGGCGCGAACCTGATCAACCCGGACCGCATGTGGCACTACACCGAGGGCCTGCGTAACTGGAACCCCATCTGGAAGGGGCACGGCATCCGCGTGCTGCCGGGGCCGAGCAGCCTGTGGCTCTCCCCGGGCGGCGAGCGGCTGCCGTACCCGCACGCGCCGGGCTTCGACACGCTGGGCACCCTGACGCACATCACCACGCAGGGCTGGCCGTACACGTGGTTCGTGCTGAACCGCGCGGTTATCAAGAAGGAATTCACGCTCAGCGGCTCAGAGCAGAACCTCGATCTGACCGAACGGGACATCCGCGCCACGCTGGGCCGCGTGGGCAGCCGCGTGTCACCCAGCGTGCAGGCCTTCATGGACCGGGGCGAGGACTTCGTGGTCCGCGACACTCTGGACGAGCTGCTGCGCGGCATGGCCGACCTGACCGGCGACGGCCTGCTGGACCCCGAACAGGTCCGCCGCGAGATTCACGCGCGCGACGCGGCCCTGGCCAACCCCTTCGGGAAGGACCCGCAGATCACCGCGCTGCGCGGCGCCCGCGCCTACCTGGGCGACCGACTGGTGCGCGTCGTGAAACCGGGCCCGCTGCTGGACCCGCAGAGCGGCCCGCTGATCGCCGTGAAACTGAACATCCTGACCCGCAAGACCCTCGGCGGCCTGGAAACCGACCTGAGCGCGCGCGTGCTGGGGCACGGCGGGCAGCCCATTCCCGGCCTGTACGCGGCGGGCGAGGTCGCGGGCTTCGGCGGCGGCGGCCTGCACGGCTACCGCGCGCTGGAAGGCACCTTCCTGGGCGGCTGCCTGTTCAGCGGCCGGATCGCGGGCCGCGCCGCCGCCGGGGCCGTGTAGCGCCACTCCCATCAGCTGATATGGACTCCGATTGAATGGTCTTTGCAGCCCATTCAATCCGAGCGGATGCGAGTAAGAGAGAAACGGGTTCCGGACGTGGAGCCGGCAATCCGGTGAAGTTCCGGATTGTTGGCGAAACAAACGGAATCCGTATGAAACCCACAAAAAGGGAGGCGCGGCCGCAGTGGCCGCGCCTCCCTTCAAACGGTCAGGCCGTTTCTTACAGGTTGCCCTTGAGGGTGCTGGCGACCTTGAAGGCCACTTTCTTGCCGGCGGGAATCTGGATCTTCTCGCTGGTGCCGGGCTTGACGCCGGTGCGGGCGGCGGTGGCCTTGACGCTCAGGGTGCCCAGACCGGGCAGGCCGACGCTCTGGCCGCCCTTGATGGCGCCCACGATGACGTCCAGCATGGCGCTGACGGCTTCCTCGCTCTGCTTCTTGGTCAGGCCGGTCTTGTCGGCGACCATTTCCACGAGCTGGGTCTTGGCGACCTTGGTGCTCTCGGCCTTGGGGGCGGCCTTGGCGGCGGGAGCGGCCTTGGCAGCGGGCTTCTTGGCGGGGGCTTTAGCAGACTTTTTCGTCATGGTGAGCAGCATGACATACCGCCGCGCCCTTGGGAAGGGGGGAGTGGGGCCAGGAATGCCCGCCAGCACGCCCTTCCGCAGTCACGTAAGGCGAAAACGCCCTGCCACACGCGCTTTTTCCGATCTGCGGAATTCGGGCGTGTGGCACGTCACTTCCAGTGTATGAAGGTCGCCTCACGCCCGGTCCGGCCACCTGGGCAGACGAACCGGGCTTGCCGGGGCGCCGCGCTGCGCTACACTCGGTTCACCCACAACCTGTTTTCGGCGGTCCACCCGCGTTACCTGGACCCAGGGGGCCGCCGTCTCACTGCCACGGAGGCTCCTATGACGACTGCTCCTGCTCCTACCCGCTACTGGCCCGCCGGGAAACCC includes:
- a CDS encoding iron-siderophore ABC transporter substrate-binding protein — its product is MNRLPSLLAALLAAALTGAASAQTSPQTSACTTVTHALGQTCVPKLPKRIVTLEWTHTENLLALGVQPVGAADLSGYAQWVRVPAALGASVQDVGTRQQPSLERIRALKPDLIITTRLRATQNYAALSAIAPTIAFDPYAGGSQLAEMRATFQTTARLLGRERTAQQVLSNLDARLDRVRQDLKRSGRAGQSFVFAQAFTARGGAPTLRLFTGNSMLSELLTRVGLVNAWKAPAQPYGFSEVSLEALAGLNTTHFLYVAQSEDDVFGAPSVRPLWQALPFVKAGRAHALNERTWTFGGPLSALTLTGEISRALSGR
- a CDS encoding metal ABC transporter substrate-binding protein, which encodes MKMLLLSAALLCVAGTLSACGPAGQTNQTTPQGTDTGSDTGDRPRVLTTFTILADMTRNVAGDRIEVVSITKPGAEIHGYQPTPSDLIRAQDADLILNNGLNLERWFTRFTQDSEAPTITLTEGIEPVNISADAYAGKPNPHAWMSPKNALIYVENIRRALTDLDPDGADTFQTNADAYAAQIREVDQQLSTQLGQLPPNRRALVTCEGAFSYLARDYGLKELYLWPVNAEEGQGTPRQIRAVIDGVRAQGIPAVFCESTVPDKGMRQVAAEAGARYGGDLHVDSLSDEVPTYLDLLRKDADTILAGLTQGQP
- a CDS encoding metal ABC transporter ATP-binding protein; translation: MSAPALDVQGVSVAYGGGRLALRSATLTLQPGRICGLVGMNGAGKSTLFKTIMGFLPPLRGQVQVFGQPVRQAQKAGVIAYVPQAEDVDWDFPVSVRDVVTMGRQGRMGLLRRPSATDREAVQAALARVSMTDFAERQIGELSGGQRKRAFLARALAQDARLLLLDEPFGGVDVGTSEAITGLLRDLAGSGRSVLVSTHDLGTLETFCDDVALIADRTVLTVGPTAQILTAENLALTFGGRSPLHDPARIPARAPEVR
- a CDS encoding metal ABC transporter permease; the protein is MDALLTPLLAPLGYDFMLRALLVSSLVGAVCAVLSCFITLKGWSLMGDAVSHAVLPGVVLAYLLNLPFVIGAFVFGLISVSAIGFIQSRSRVKEDTVIGVVFTALFSLGLVMISRVSSDVHLSHILFGDVLGISQDELWQTVIAGAVALGAILILRRDLLLYVFDATHARSIGLNTGFLYAALLVILALTIVSALQTVGVILVVAMLITPGATAYLLTDRFSRMMWLAVATGVLSSLLGTYVSYFLDGATGACIVLTQSVLFGLAFLFAPKHGQLARRRQQRLEREAELQS
- the guaD gene encoding guanine deaminase → MTSPSTAPTLYRATYLHTPRNPFTHPDALDAQSDGGLLVQDGVIRAAGSFADIRAAHPDAPVTDLRGGLLLPGFIDTHVHYPQVRVIGGLGLPLLDWLDQCALPEEARMADLAYARGVARDFIGGLIGAGTTTALVFGSHFAGAVDAFFEEATRTGLRAVTGLVVSDRLLRDELHTTPQRAYDESRALIERWHGVGRTLYAVTPRFSLSASEGILDACAALMRDFPGVRFTSHINENTREIQTVRDLFPGARDYLDTYERAGLVGRHSVLAHNVHPTDRELGVMAAHRCTAAHCPCSNSALGSGFFPLRRHLDAGVHVSLGSDVGGGTGFSLLKEGLQAHFMQNLMPGGVPLSPAHLLYLATLAGAEALDLPHTGSFQPGRAFDAVHLNPAPGTPLDAVFRHAASPERALAAAFATGTPADVARVWIGGDTVLGG
- the xdhC gene encoding xanthine dehydrogenase accessory protein XdhC, translating into MNWREALNALHARGEAGVLVTVAAARGHTPREAGAKMLVTAEHTWDSVGGGNLEATAVDRARALLATGATTPDLLTLRLTDRAANDHGRQCCGGEVTLLLEPMQAARAHVAVFGVGHVGLELARILSRLPLHLHLVDSRAAQLTPERLSVLSGAAATLHVHHSPIPEMTLHDLPAGTHLLVMTHDHAEDAALIDAALRRSDLGFVGLIGSAAKWIRFQAQLRDLGHPPAALARVTTPIGLPDLIRGPQRKHPAVIALAVAAQLLPLIQAAPALPTLPAAPERTP